The Winogradskyella schleiferi genome contains the following window.
TAAAACTACCAAACGCTATAACTTTTGCTGCTAAACTCAAAGAAAGTGTTAACTGTTGAAAAACTTTCAACCTAAAATATTGGTGAGACGCTTTTATATAGCGCTCACCAATATGAGAAGCTTTGTCTGTAGTGTGATTTATATCATCAAATACACTCATCAATTAGGCTTTTTTCTGTAAGTTCTTGTTCTTAGCTTTTAAGTCTTTCAGTCTAGATTCTAAAGTAGTAATTACGTCTTCAGCTTTATAACTTGCATTAGACACAATAGCTTCAACCTGATGATCCAAATTTTCTTTTTGTGTAGAGATAGTATGTCCTAAAGAATCTCTTAATTCAGAAGCTTTGTCAGCCATGTAATCTCTTCTTGTCGCTGCTTCGTCTGCAAGTCTTTGTCTTGTAACACTGCCTTTATCTGGTGCAAATAATATCCCTAATATGGCACCTGTAGCTGCTCCTGCTAATATTCCTAATACTGTATTTCCGTTATTACTCATGTTTTAATTTTTTTTGGTTATTTTTAATTCTCAGCACTTTGCTGTTACACAAAGATAAGACCTTTACCTTAGAGAATTTAACTCTTTACATAGCTATTTTAGCTGTAATGCTATTTATTGTTAGCGTTAAATATTTTAGTAATCGCATTAAGTTAAGAGCTTGAATAAAATTAAATTTGATGAACCTCCAATGAAATGAAAACAAGTATTAAAACATATAATCCTTTTAACGGAAACCATCTAGAAACGTATAAGCTGGATTCTAAACCCAAATTAAATGACAAACTAGAATTAGCTGAAACGACTTTTAAAACTTGGAAACAGGTAGAAATTAAAAAGCGCTTAGAATTACTGCAGAATTTGGCTGATGAAGTTTTTAAGAAGAAATCTGAATTAAGTCAACTCATGACTAATGAAATGGGAAAACCAATTCAGGAAAGTAAAGCTGAAATTGATAAATGTATTTATTTAATTGATTTTTATATAAAAAATTCGGATCAATTTTTAGGAGATGCAATCATTGAAACGGATGCCCATGAAAGCTTTATCAGTTACGATCCATTAGGTTGTATTTTGGCTATCATGCCTTGGAATTATCCATTTTGGCAAGTATTCCGATTTGCTATTCCGACTTTAACCGCTGGAAACGTGGCGCTTTTAAAACATGCCTCTAATGTTACGGGATGCGCTATTGCAATTGAAAAACTTTTCATAGATGCAGGATTCCCTAAAGGTTGCTTTCAAACACTCATTACAGACCATGATGCCGTAGAAGAGCTCATGGAAAATGAAATCGTTAGAGCGGTTTCATTGACAGGAAGTGAAAAAGCGGGACGAAAAATAGCTGAACTAGCAGGAAAAAATTTAAAACCTTCACTTCTAGAGTTAGGCGGTAATAATGCCTGTATTATATTAAAAGATGCCGATTTAGACAAACACATGGATACCATAGTGAAAGCCCGAATGCAAAATTCTGGACAAAGCTGTATCGCAGCCAAGCGGTTTGTTGTGGTTGAAAGTATTTATGACGAATTCCTAAAAAAGTTCACATCTAAGATTAAAGCATTAAAATACGGTAATCCGATAGAAGAAAGCACCACAATGTCCTGTTTAGCTCGTGAAGATTTAGCAGACATTTTAGAAAAACAAGTCCAAAAGTCTATCGATCTAGGCGCCAAAGTAGTAATTGGTAATGAACGGGATTGCACCTATTACCAACCAACAATTTTAACTAATGTGACTGCCGAAATGCCTGTATTTAAAGAGGAAACTTTTGGACCAGTTGCAGCGATCATAAAAGTCAAATCAGAAGATGAAGCCTATAAAACGGCATCAAACTCTAAATTTGGTTTAGGCACCATGATATTTACATCAGATTATGACTCTGCATCCAAACGTATTTCAGAAATTGAAGACGGTGCATTTTTCATAAATGAAATGGTAAAATCCGATCCGAGGTTACCTTTTGGTGGCACAAAAATTTCAGGTTTTGGCCGCGAATTATCCAAAGAAGGCATGTTAGCCTTTGTAAATAAGAAAACAGTATACATTAACCAATAAAACTAATAAATTATGAAATTTGTAAAAGAAGACGATGAAAAAAGAAGAGATTATATTTTCCAAAAAGATGAAAAAACAAAATTTGGAGCAAAATTTATTATCATTACCCTAATCATTTTAGCTATCGCAGTGATTGCCTCTGGGATTCACTTTGAATGGTTTTAAAACTGTATAAAATTAAAAAAGCTCAGCAAATGCTGAGCTTTTTCTTTGAAAGTCGGGGTGGCAGGATTCGAACCTGCGGCCTCCACGTCCCAAACGTGGCGCGATAACCGGGCTACGCTACACCCCGAAAATGATTTACCGTTTTCGGATTGCAAATATATAGATTTTCTTTAGAATCCAATAACATTTATCTAACTTTAAAAACTAATAGATTTATAAGATAATTAAATATGAAATTAAGAAGCATTTTAATCAGTATAATTCTTACTAGTACACTAGCTTGTGCCCAAGATAAGAACCCAATAAATACACAAAACACTCACGAAGTTATTGTTCCAGATCTAAATATTCCTTGGGGTTTCACTTTTCTTCCCGATAATGCTTTGCTCATTACCGAAAAATCAGGTGAGCTAATTCATTTTAAAGATGGAAAGAAAACTACCGTTTCAGGATTACCCGAAATCTATGTTCGTGGCCAAGGCGGTTTGATGGATGTCATTTTACATCCAGATTATAAAACCAACAACTGGATCTATTTTTCTTATGCATCTTCCGAAGGGGAAGTTTCTGGCGGAAATACAGCCATAGCGAGAGCAAAACTTAGTGACTACAACTTAACGGATTTGGAAGTCCTCTACAAAGCTACACCAAACACCACCAAAGGTCAACATTTTGGGTCGCGTTTGGTTTTTGATGAAAATGGTTATTTGTTTTTTACGATTGGTGAACGTGGTAATCGAGATGAGAACCCACAAGATATCACTAGAGATGGCGGTAAAGTTTATCGATTGAATGACGACGGCTCAATCCCTGAAGACAATCCATTTTTAAATGAAAAAAATGCTAAAACAGCCATTTACTCATATGGACACAGAAATCCACAAGGTATGACCCTTGATCCCGAAACTAAAAAAATATGGACTCACGAACATGGTCCAAAAGGTGGTGATGAAATCAACATTATCAAAGCAGGAAAGAATTACGGCTGGCCAGTAATTAGCTATGGCGTTAATTATAGCGGCACGTCATTTACGGATATTACTAAAAAGGAAGGCATGGAACAACCACTTCATTATTGGGTTCCTTCAATTGCACCAAGCGGAATGGCATTTATCCATAGCGAAAAATATGGCGACTGGAATGGAAATTTACTTGTGGGATCCTTAAAATTTCAATACTTAGATATGTGTACTTTGAAAGACAACAAAGTGATCAAGGAAGAACGTTTACTCGACGGACAAGGACGTGTCCGATGTGTAGAGCAAGGACCTGATGGCTTCATTTACGTTGGTATTGAGAATTTAGGTATTGTAAAATTGATTAGAAAATGAGCAAAATAATTATTGTCGGCATAATGGCATTAACGTTCCTATCATGTCCTTCAAATAGTAAGAAATCCAATCTCAGTGCTCAAATTGACAATTCTTCAAAACAAGACCAATCAACCCTCGAAGCAAGTATAATAAGGGGTAAAAACGTTTACGAAGACATGTGTATAACCTGCCATATGCCAAACGGCAAAGGTGTACCGAAAGCATTTCCACCATTAGCAGACTCCGATTATTTAAGGGCTAAACAAACCGAGAGCATTAAGGCCGTAAAATATGGTATGTCTGGAGAAATCTTAGTCAATGGCGTTACTTACAATAGTACAATGGCACCTTTAGGACTTTCAGATGAAGAAGTCGCCGATGTTATGAATTACATTAACAATAGCTGGGGAAATACTATTGAGAACTTTGTTACAATTGAGAAAGTTTCCGAGTTATAAGCACAAAATCACACTTAAATAATTAATTTTGTAGGACGCTAACAAATCTCGATTAAATATGCTTATTATAGGAATAGCTGGTGGTACAGGTTGCGGAAAAACAACCGTAGTCAACACAATTTTACAAGAGTTACCCGAAGGTCAAGTCGGAGTTATCTCCCAAGATTCTTATTACAAGGATACGTCGCATTTAAGCTTTGAAGAACGTGTAAA
Protein-coding sequences here:
- a CDS encoding NAD-dependent succinate-semialdehyde dehydrogenase produces the protein MKTSIKTYNPFNGNHLETYKLDSKPKLNDKLELAETTFKTWKQVEIKKRLELLQNLADEVFKKKSELSQLMTNEMGKPIQESKAEIDKCIYLIDFYIKNSDQFLGDAIIETDAHESFISYDPLGCILAIMPWNYPFWQVFRFAIPTLTAGNVALLKHASNVTGCAIAIEKLFIDAGFPKGCFQTLITDHDAVEELMENEIVRAVSLTGSEKAGRKIAELAGKNLKPSLLELGGNNACIILKDADLDKHMDTIVKARMQNSGQSCIAAKRFVVVESIYDEFLKKFTSKIKALKYGNPIEESTTMSCLAREDLADILEKQVQKSIDLGAKVVIGNERDCTYYQPTILTNVTAEMPVFKEETFGPVAAIIKVKSEDEAYKTASNSKFGLGTMIFTSDYDSASKRISEIEDGAFFINEMVKSDPRLPFGGTKISGFGRELSKEGMLAFVNKKTVYINQ
- a CDS encoding YtxH domain-containing protein — translated: MSNNGNTVLGILAGAATGAILGILFAPDKGSVTRQRLADEAATRRDYMADKASELRDSLGHTISTQKENLDHQVEAIVSNASYKAEDVITTLESRLKDLKAKNKNLQKKA
- a CDS encoding PQQ-dependent sugar dehydrogenase; translated protein: MKLRSILISIILTSTLACAQDKNPINTQNTHEVIVPDLNIPWGFTFLPDNALLITEKSGELIHFKDGKKTTVSGLPEIYVRGQGGLMDVILHPDYKTNNWIYFSYASSEGEVSGGNTAIARAKLSDYNLTDLEVLYKATPNTTKGQHFGSRLVFDENGYLFFTIGERGNRDENPQDITRDGGKVYRLNDDGSIPEDNPFLNEKNAKTAIYSYGHRNPQGMTLDPETKKIWTHEHGPKGGDEINIIKAGKNYGWPVISYGVNYSGTSFTDITKKEGMEQPLHYWVPSIAPSGMAFIHSEKYGDWNGNLLVGSLKFQYLDMCTLKDNKVIKEERLLDGQGRVRCVEQGPDGFIYVGIENLGIVKLIRK
- a CDS encoding c-type cytochrome — its product is MSKIIIVGIMALTFLSCPSNSKKSNLSAQIDNSSKQDQSTLEASIIRGKNVYEDMCITCHMPNGKGVPKAFPPLADSDYLRAKQTESIKAVKYGMSGEILVNGVTYNSTMAPLGLSDEEVADVMNYINNSWGNTIENFVTIEKVSEL